A window of Puntigrus tetrazona isolate hp1 chromosome 11, ASM1883169v1, whole genome shotgun sequence contains these coding sequences:
- the pgap4 gene encoding transmembrane protein 246, whose protein sequence is MPRWRTCASKHLRRSSPVAQGLLLCIATFGVVLPICCHRLLYSYYFLKTVYLDSLSDAALQESYERGQEALRFWEAAASAESLKDPLETFAKEPDLLVTVVTARRTEGRDYHYLLQVAQQLKSLLEACGDKPCAEVMLCDVESGPTLNEDALLLEKQFLVVRRSLGERWQSRDVVNIFEKEKRDYVFCLRKAWHLTRPKNVVVLEDDALPLSDFFPSVKNLLSRRFALNTLYVKLYHPERLQRYWNPEPYRILEWMGLGLFGATMLLLLVSHCTPLAFTFSPPCFLFLALYVMAVAELAGRHYLLEIRRLSPQLYSVCPATECCTPAMLYPGNASIRAAEYLDQDVCAQGNAKDMVLYKIARSRPGEKAHSVEPNLIKHIGAYSSIRTNPVPPRLM, encoded by the coding sequence atgccTCGATGGAGGACTTGTGCAAGCAAACACCTTCGTCGGTCAAGCCCAGTGGCTCAAGGGCTGCTTTTGTGCATTGCAACCTTTGGAGTGGTACTGCCTATATGCTGTCATCGTCTGCTCTACtcgtattattttttaaagaccgTTTATCTTGATTCGCTAAGTGATGCAGCTCTACAAGAAAGCTACGAAAGAGGCCAGGAGGCCCTGCGTTTCTGGGAAGCAGCAGCCTCCGCGGAAAGCTTGAAGGACCCATTGGAAACGTTTGCTAAGGAACCGGATCTCCTGGTTACTGTAGTGACAGCCAGGAGGACGGAGGGGAGGGACTATCACTACCTATTACAGGTGGCACAGCAGCTCAAATCACTCCTCGAAGCGTGTGGCGATAAACCATGTGCCGAGGTCATGCTCTGCGACGTCGAAAGCGGCCCCACTTTAAACGAAGACGCTCTGCTTCTGGAGAAACAGTTTTTGGTTGTCAGACGCTCTCTTGGCGAGAGATGGCAGAGCCGAGACGTGGTCAACATctttgagaaagagaaaagagattaTGTGTTCTGCCTGCGCAAAGCATGGCACCTGACGAGGCCGAAAAACGTCGTTGTCCTGGAGGATGACGCGCTTCCGttgtcagatttttttccttCCGTTAAAAACCTACTCTCACGGAGATTTGCACTGAATACTTTATACGTAAAGCTCTACCATCCAGAACGCCTGCAGAGATACTGGAATCCAGAGCCTTATCGAATCTTAGAATGGATGGGTCTCGGCCTTTTTGGGGCTACGATGCTCCTCCTTTTGGTATCTCACTGTACACCTCTCGCTTTTACCTTCTCGCCtccttgttttctctttctggCTCTCTATGTAATGGCGGTGGCAGAGTTGGCAGGGAGGCACTATCTCCTCGAGATCAGACGACTTTCGCCTCAGCTTTACTCCGTCTGTCCTGCCACTGAATGCTGCACTCCTGCTATGCTGTATCCAGGTAACGCCTCCATTCGAGCCGCCGAATACCTGGACCAGGACGTCTGCGCTCAGGGAAATGCAAAAGACATGGTGCTGTACAAGATCGCCAGATCGAGGCCAGGTGAGAAGGCGCACAGCGTTGAACCCAATCTCATCAAGCATATCGGTGCTTACTCCTCCATCAGGACGAACCCCGTTCCACCGCGACTAATGtga